In a single window of the Nocardioides sp. L-11A genome:
- the ffh gene encoding signal recognition particle protein, which produces MFATLSDRLAATFKNLRGKGRLSEADIDATAREIRIALLEADVALPVVKEFVAAVKERARGEEVSQALNPAQQVVKIVNDELVEILGGETRRLRYAKSGPTVIMLAGLQGAGKTTLAAKLALWFKDQGKAPMLVACDLQRPNAVQQLQVNGEKVGVPVYAPEPGNGVGDPVSVAKASVEEAKRKLHDVVIVDTAGRLGVDAEMMAQAAGIRDAVRPDEVLFVVDAMIGQDALVTAQAFLDGVGYDGVVLTKLDGDARGGAALSIRQVTGKPVMFASSGEKMTDFDVFHPDRMASRILDMGDVLTLIEQAEKAFDQEEALKAAEKLTGGDFTLDDFLSQMQQLKKLGSMQKILGMLPGMGQIREQLENFDDREIDRVEAVIRSMTPAERANPKLIDGSRRARIAKGSGRTVSDVNQLVDRFFEARKMMMQMARGGGMPGMPGMPGMPGMGGPGGGKRVSAKQKAKQAKGKGARRSGNPAKAAQEAKAAKEKAAEAKPNPFGIGQDIDYEAAAENLQLPKDFSKFLK; this is translated from the coding sequence TTGTTCGCCACACTTTCCGACCGCCTCGCCGCGACCTTCAAGAACCTGCGCGGCAAGGGCCGGCTCTCCGAGGCCGACATCGACGCGACCGCCCGTGAGATCCGGATCGCCCTGCTCGAGGCCGACGTCGCCCTGCCGGTCGTCAAGGAGTTCGTCGCCGCCGTCAAGGAGCGTGCCCGCGGCGAGGAGGTCAGCCAGGCGCTGAACCCCGCCCAGCAGGTCGTCAAGATCGTCAACGACGAGCTCGTCGAGATCCTCGGCGGCGAGACCCGCCGGCTGCGCTACGCCAAGTCGGGCCCGACCGTCATCATGCTCGCGGGCCTGCAGGGCGCCGGCAAGACCACGCTGGCCGCCAAGCTCGCGCTCTGGTTCAAGGACCAGGGCAAGGCGCCCATGCTCGTCGCCTGCGACCTGCAGCGGCCCAACGCGGTCCAGCAGCTCCAGGTCAACGGCGAGAAGGTCGGCGTCCCGGTCTACGCCCCCGAGCCGGGCAACGGCGTCGGCGACCCGGTCTCCGTCGCGAAGGCCTCCGTCGAGGAGGCCAAGCGCAAGCTGCACGACGTCGTCATCGTCGACACCGCGGGCCGTCTCGGCGTCGACGCCGAGATGATGGCGCAGGCGGCGGGGATCCGGGACGCCGTGCGGCCGGACGAGGTGCTCTTCGTCGTCGACGCGATGATCGGCCAGGACGCGCTCGTCACCGCGCAGGCCTTCCTCGACGGCGTCGGGTACGACGGCGTCGTCCTCACCAAGCTCGACGGCGACGCCCGCGGCGGCGCCGCGCTGTCGATCCGTCAGGTCACCGGCAAGCCGGTCATGTTCGCCTCCTCCGGCGAGAAGATGACCGACTTCGACGTCTTCCACCCCGACCGGATGGCCTCGCGCATCCTCGACATGGGCGACGTCCTCACCCTGATCGAGCAGGCCGAGAAGGCCTTCGACCAGGAGGAGGCCCTCAAGGCCGCCGAGAAGCTCACCGGGGGTGACTTCACCCTCGACGACTTCCTGTCGCAGATGCAGCAGCTGAAGAAGCTCGGCTCGATGCAGAAGATCCTCGGCATGCTGCCCGGCATGGGCCAGATCCGCGAGCAGCTCGAGAACTTCGACGACCGCGAGATCGACCGGGTCGAGGCGGTCATCCGCTCGATGACCCCCGCCGAGCGGGCCAACCCGAAGCTCATCGACGGCTCCCGCCGCGCCCGCATCGCCAAGGGCTCGGGCCGCACCGTCTCCGACGTCAACCAGCTCGTCGACCGCTTCTTCGAGGCGCGCAAGATGATGATGCAGATGGCCCGCGGCGGCGGCATGCCGGGGATGCCGGGCATGCCCGGGATGCCTGGCATGGGCGGGCCCGGCGGCGGCAAGCGGGTCAGCGCCAAGCAGAAGGCGAAGCAGGCCAAGGGCAAGGGCGCCCGCCGCTCCGGCAACCCGGCCAAGGCGGCCCAGGAGGCGAAGGCGGCCAAGGAGAAGGCCGCCGAGGCGAAGCCGAACCCGTTCGGCATCGGCCAGGACATCGACTACGAGGCGGCCGCCGAGAACTTGCAGCTGCCCAAGGACTTCTCCAAGTTCCTGAAGTAG
- a CDS encoding NYN domain-containing protein: protein MSSILIVDGANVVGARPDGWWKDRAGAAARLHEQLLVADVEFDVVVLVLEGQAKGGVRAGRDAHVRTVHAPKDGDATIVAEARKAAERGGRVVVVTADRALDARVHGVGATTLSPTWLISHL from the coding sequence ATGAGTTCGATTCTCATCGTCGATGGAGCCAATGTCGTCGGTGCTCGCCCGGACGGCTGGTGGAAGGACCGGGCCGGGGCCGCCGCACGTCTCCACGAGCAGCTGCTCGTCGCCGACGTGGAGTTCGACGTCGTGGTCCTGGTGCTCGAGGGCCAGGCGAAGGGCGGCGTCCGGGCCGGCCGGGACGCGCACGTGCGCACCGTGCACGCCCCGAAGGACGGCGACGCCACGATCGTCGCCGAGGCCCGCAAGGCCGCCGAGCGGGGCGGCCGGGTCGTCGTGGTGACGGCGGACCGGGCCCTCGACGCCCGGGTGCACGGGGTCGGTGCCACCACGCTCTCGCCGACCTGGCTGATCTCCCACCTCTGA
- a CDS encoding amidohydrolase family protein has translation MSALRFSGPVLPDGEVREVYVVDGRITYDRPAGAESAGEGWIVPGLVDAHNHLGLEDGGAVDDAEIERTAIADRDNGVLLTRDCGSPADTRWVHEREDLPRLIRCGRHVARTKRYLRNYAQEVEPDGLAEAVAEQAVDGDGWVKLVGDWISRDDGDLAPSFPADAVAAAIQVAHAQGAKVTAHCFGADSLSPLLEAGIDCIEHGTGLTAAHLDRMVAGGVALVPTVLQTGKFPGFAEAGRDKFPAYSATMESLYATRREVLMNAYDAGVALYVGSDGGGSSRHGVLHEEILAMAAMGLPNEYVLGAASWRGRAWLGWNPGLDEGDPADFVVYPRNPVEDLSVLAEPSRVVLRGRVVA, from the coding sequence GTGAGCGCGCTGAGGTTCTCCGGTCCGGTCCTGCCCGACGGCGAGGTGCGGGAGGTGTACGTCGTCGACGGACGGATCACCTACGACCGGCCGGCGGGCGCCGAGAGTGCCGGTGAGGGCTGGATCGTGCCCGGCCTGGTCGACGCCCACAACCACCTCGGCCTCGAGGACGGGGGAGCGGTCGACGACGCCGAGATCGAGCGGACCGCGATCGCCGACCGCGACAACGGTGTCCTCCTCACCCGCGACTGCGGCTCCCCGGCCGACACCCGCTGGGTCCACGAGCGCGAGGACCTGCCCCGGCTGATCCGCTGCGGGCGGCACGTGGCGCGCACCAAGCGCTACCTCCGCAACTACGCCCAGGAGGTCGAGCCCGACGGGCTGGCCGAGGCGGTCGCCGAGCAGGCCGTCGACGGTGACGGCTGGGTCAAGCTCGTCGGCGACTGGATCTCCCGCGACGACGGCGACCTCGCCCCGTCCTTCCCGGCCGACGCGGTCGCCGCAGCGATCCAGGTCGCCCACGCGCAGGGGGCCAAGGTCACCGCCCACTGCTTCGGCGCCGACTCCCTCTCCCCGCTCCTCGAGGCCGGCATCGACTGCATCGAGCACGGCACCGGCCTGACCGCCGCGCATCTGGACCGGATGGTGGCGGGCGGCGTCGCGCTGGTGCCGACGGTGCTGCAGACCGGCAAGTTCCCCGGCTTCGCCGAGGCCGGGCGCGACAAGTTCCCGGCGTACAGCGCGACCATGGAGTCCCTCTACGCCACCCGCCGCGAGGTCCTGATGAACGCGTACGACGCCGGCGTGGCGCTCTACGTCGGCAGTGACGGCGGCGGCTCGTCGCGCCACGGCGTCCTCCACGAGGAGATCCTGGCGATGGCCGCAATGGGCCTCCCCAACGAGTACGTGCTCGGTGCCGCGTCCTGGCGGGGCCGGGCCTGGCTCGGCTGGAATCCCGGACTCGACGAGGGCGACCCGGCCGACTTCGTCGTCTACCCGCGCAACCCGGTCGAGGACCTGTCCGTGCTCGCCGAGCCGTCCCGGGTGGTGCTGCGCGGCAGGGTCGTCGCCTGA
- the rpsP gene encoding 30S ribosomal protein S16 — protein sequence MAVKIRLKRLGKVRVPQYRIVIVDSRKKRDGAVIEEIGKYHPKEDPSYIDVVSERAQYWLGVGAQPSEAVARILEITGDWQKFKGIDGAEGTLKVKEPKRDKLEIFNEALKEAANEPKASATTAKKKADKKADKVEEAPAEAAAEETPAEATAETPADEAPAAETGEA from the coding sequence GTGGCCGTCAAGATTCGTCTGAAGCGCCTGGGCAAGGTCCGGGTTCCGCAGTACCGCATCGTCATCGTCGACTCGCGCAAGAAGCGCGACGGCGCGGTGATCGAGGAGATCGGCAAGTACCACCCCAAGGAGGACCCGTCGTACATCGACGTCGTCTCCGAGCGGGCGCAGTACTGGCTCGGCGTCGGCGCGCAGCCCTCCGAGGCCGTCGCCCGCATCCTCGAGATCACCGGCGACTGGCAGAAGTTCAAGGGCATCGACGGCGCCGAGGGCACCCTCAAGGTCAAGGAGCCCAAGCGCGACAAGCTCGAGATCTTCAACGAGGCCCTCAAGGAGGCCGCCAACGAGCCCAAGGCCTCGGCGACCACCGCGAAGAAGAAGGCCGACAAGAAGGCCGACAAGGTCGAGGAGGCTCCGGCCGAGGCCGCCGCCGAGGAGACCCCGGCCGAGGCGACCGCCGAGACCCCGGCCGACGAGGCTCCGGCTGCCGAGACCGGCGAGGCCTGA
- a CDS encoding RNA-binding protein, with translation MLADALEHLVRGVVDHPDDVVVRDKQLRRGSVLEVRVHPDDLGKVIGRSGRTATAFRTVISAIAGNSSTRIDFVDTDRR, from the coding sequence ATGCTGGCCGACGCGCTGGAGCACCTCGTCCGCGGAGTGGTCGACCACCCCGACGACGTGGTCGTGCGCGACAAGCAGCTGCGCCGCGGCTCCGTGCTCGAGGTCCGGGTCCACCCCGACGACCTCGGCAAGGTGATCGGCCGGAGCGGTCGCACGGCGACGGCCTTCCGCACCGTGATCTCCGCGATCGCCGGCAACAGCAGCACCCGGATCGACTTCGTCGACACCGACCGCCGCTGA
- the rimM gene encoding ribosome maturation factor RimM (Essential for efficient processing of 16S rRNA): MESIEVVVGRIGKPHGIRGEVTVDVRTDEPERRYADGAVLRAEAPRGSAFAARTLTVSRTRWHQGVLLASFAELPDRTAAESARGVVLRAVVPADETPEDPDEFYDHQLVGLAAYDLDGSHLGEIVGLTHGAQDLLRIRTLDRREALVPFVSALVPEVDVAGGRVVVADRPGLVSPFPDEDGDGDRSGGEE, encoded by the coding sequence GTGGAGAGCATCGAGGTCGTCGTCGGCCGGATCGGCAAGCCGCACGGCATCCGCGGCGAGGTGACCGTCGACGTGCGCACCGACGAGCCCGAGCGCCGCTACGCCGACGGCGCGGTCCTCCGGGCCGAGGCACCCCGCGGCTCGGCGTTCGCCGCGCGCACCCTGACGGTGAGCCGCACCCGCTGGCACCAGGGCGTGCTGCTGGCGAGCTTCGCCGAGCTGCCGGACCGCACGGCCGCCGAGTCGGCGCGCGGCGTGGTGCTGCGGGCCGTCGTACCCGCGGACGAGACGCCGGAGGACCCCGACGAGTTCTACGACCACCAGCTGGTCGGTCTCGCGGCGTACGACCTCGACGGCAGCCACCTCGGCGAGATCGTCGGCCTCACCCACGGGGCCCAGGACCTGCTCCGGATCCGGACCCTCGACCGGCGCGAGGCGCTGGTGCCGTTCGTGAGCGCCCTGGTGCCCGAGGTCGACGTCGCCGGCGGTCGGGTGGTCGTCGCCGACCGTCCCGGCCTGGTCAGCCCGTTCCCGGACGAGGACGGGGACGGGGACCGGTCGGGGGGTGAGGAGTGA
- a CDS encoding GNAT family N-acetyltransferase: MLDDGTPIVRATLGDAGELLTLQRACWVQEALANDLLDIPALHESLDDVRTWLGEWDTYVVRRAGRLVAAVRGRVEHGAHGDVWDIGRIMVAPDLQGSGLGRVLLEHIQAVAPAGVASYVLFTGAASARNQRMYKKAGFRLRRDLPAPPGAVVLTKRR; the protein is encoded by the coding sequence GTGCTGGACGACGGGACGCCGATCGTCCGCGCGACCCTCGGCGACGCCGGTGAGCTGCTGACCCTCCAGCGGGCCTGCTGGGTCCAGGAGGCGCTGGCCAACGACCTGCTCGACATCCCCGCCCTGCACGAGTCGCTCGACGACGTGCGCACCTGGCTGGGGGAGTGGGACACCTACGTCGTCCGGCGGGCCGGCCGCCTCGTCGCGGCGGTCCGCGGGCGGGTCGAGCACGGTGCTCACGGCGACGTCTGGGACATCGGGCGGATCATGGTCGCGCCCGACCTGCAGGGCAGCGGCCTGGGCCGGGTGCTGCTGGAGCACATCCAGGCGGTCGCGCCGGCCGGCGTCGCGTCGTACGTCCTGTTCACGGGGGCGGCCAGTGCTCGCAACCAGCGGATGTACAAGAAGGCCGGGTTCCGGCTGCGCCGGGACCTCCCGGCCCCGCCGGGTGCGGTCGTGCTGACCAAGCGTCGCTGA
- the rplS gene encoding 50S ribosomal protein L19, which yields MSNPSPALVTDLGNAAKRDDVPDFRAGDTVKVHVKVIEGSRSRVQVFQGVVIRVHGSGVGRTFTVRKVSFGVGVERTFPLHSPIFESIEVVTRGDVRRAKLYYLRNLRGKAAKIKERREA from the coding sequence ATGAGCAACCCCAGCCCCGCCCTGGTCACCGACCTGGGCAACGCCGCCAAGCGCGACGACGTCCCGGACTTCCGCGCCGGTGACACCGTCAAGGTCCACGTCAAGGTCATCGAGGGCAGCCGCTCCCGTGTCCAGGTCTTCCAGGGCGTCGTGATCCGCGTCCACGGTTCCGGCGTCGGCCGCACCTTCACCGTCCGCAAGGTCTCCTTCGGCGTCGGTGTCGAGCGGACCTTCCCGCTGCACTCGCCGATCTTCGAGTCGATCGAGGTCGTGACCCGTGGTGACGTCCGCCGGGCGAAGCTCTACTACCTGCGCAACCTGCGCGGCAAGGCCGCCAAGATCAAGGAGCGCCGCGAGGCCTGA
- the lepB gene encoding signal peptidase I — translation MTTDDTAPDSAAEVPDPEATDRAASRSASPKRKHLPVWQESILLLAVALGLAIVIKAVFMQAFYIPSESMEPGLVKNDRILVQKVSYWFGRSPQRGDVVVFKDPGEWLGAADSQGPTGFASLLSKVGLYPTGGHLVKRVIGTEGDVVECCDEQGRIKVNGKAIDESDYLNAREGASCNAEIGAWRGLGEDDKRTPCSWTIGPIPKGKMLVLGDNREHSADSRAHLCVPDEDPCTQSPWVDSDLVVGKVFTLIWPRDRWRWISRPEAFDGVPDDPPADLLKKAEEVGAVPGT, via the coding sequence GTGACGACCGACGACACCGCACCGGACTCCGCCGCCGAGGTCCCCGACCCCGAGGCGACCGATCGGGCGGCCTCCCGGTCCGCTTCGCCCAAGCGCAAGCACCTGCCGGTGTGGCAGGAGAGCATCCTGCTGCTCGCGGTCGCGCTGGGCCTGGCGATCGTCATCAAGGCGGTCTTCATGCAGGCCTTCTACATCCCGTCGGAGTCGATGGAGCCCGGTCTGGTCAAGAACGACCGGATCCTCGTCCAGAAGGTCTCCTACTGGTTCGGCCGGAGCCCGCAGCGCGGTGACGTCGTCGTCTTCAAGGACCCCGGGGAGTGGCTGGGGGCGGCGGACAGCCAGGGCCCGACCGGCTTCGCGAGCCTGTTGTCCAAGGTCGGCCTGTACCCGACCGGCGGCCACCTCGTGAAGCGGGTGATCGGCACCGAGGGCGACGTGGTCGAGTGTTGCGACGAGCAGGGCCGGATCAAGGTCAACGGCAAGGCGATCGACGAGTCCGACTACCTCAATGCCCGAGAGGGGGCCTCCTGCAACGCCGAGATCGGCGCGTGGCGTGGTCTCGGGGAGGATGACAAGAGGACCCCCTGCAGTTGGACGATCGGTCCGATCCCCAAGGGCAAGATGCTCGTCCTCGGCGACAATCGCGAGCACTCGGCCGACTCGCGCGCGCACCTGTGCGTTCCGGATGAGGACCCCTGCACCCAGAGCCCCTGGGTCGACTCCGACCTCGTCGTCGGCAAGGTCTTCACCCTGATCTGGCCCCGCGACCGGTGGCGCTGGATCAGTCGGCCCGAGGCGTTCGACGGAGTCCCCGACGACCCGCCGGCCGACCTGCTGAAGAAGGCCGAAGAGGTCGGCGCCGTCCCCGGGACGTAG
- a CDS encoding ribonuclease HII, protein MSTLPRGATVRRDAGIYGYERALRRHGFEPVAGVDEAGRGACAGPLVAGAAVLPAGKAGIVPGLADSKLLTAAARERCYDQIVRRALAWSVVVIPHDECDRLGMHVANVEALRRAVAKLSLPPSYVLTDGFPVDGLGVPGLAVWKGDRVAACVAAASVLAKVTRDRLMLDLDAQWPAYDFKTHKGYITATHTAALEEHGPSPIHRMRFVNVRRAAGLEPLPGGEG, encoded by the coding sequence ATGTCCACGCTGCCCAGGGGAGCGACGGTACGCCGCGACGCGGGCATCTACGGTTACGAGCGGGCGCTGCGCCGGCACGGATTCGAGCCGGTCGCGGGCGTCGACGAGGCGGGCCGCGGCGCCTGCGCCGGCCCGCTCGTCGCGGGAGCGGCCGTCCTCCCGGCCGGCAAGGCGGGGATCGTGCCGGGCCTGGCCGACTCCAAGCTCCTCACCGCCGCGGCCCGCGAGCGCTGCTACGACCAGATCGTGCGGCGGGCGCTCGCGTGGTCGGTCGTGGTGATCCCGCACGACGAGTGCGACCGGCTCGGCATGCACGTCGCGAACGTCGAGGCGCTGCGCCGCGCCGTCGCGAAGCTCTCCCTGCCGCCGTCCTACGTCCTGACGGACGGCTTCCCGGTCGACGGTCTCGGCGTCCCCGGGCTGGCGGTGTGGAAGGGCGACCGGGTCGCGGCCTGCGTGGCCGCGGCCTCGGTGCTGGCGAAGGTCACCCGCGACCGGCTGATGCTCGACCTCGACGCGCAGTGGCCGGCGTACGACTTCAAGACGCACAAGGGCTACATCACCGCGACCCACACGGCCGCGCTGGAGGAGCACGGACCCTCGCCGATCCACCGGATGCGGTTCGTCAACGTGCGACGCGCGGCGGGACTGGAGCCGCTGCCAGGGGGAGAGGGCTAG
- a CDS encoding DUF2469 domain-containing protein, with protein MSAEDLEKYETEQELNLYREYRDVVGIFKYVVETDRRFYLCNTVDVKARSEGGDVFFEVTITDAWVWDMYRPARFAKNVKVLTFKDVNVEELATSDLELPKS; from the coding sequence GTGAGTGCCGAGGACCTCGAGAAGTACGAGACCGAGCAGGAGCTGAACCTCTACCGGGAGTACCGCGACGTCGTCGGCATCTTCAAGTACGTCGTCGAGACCGACCGCCGGTTCTACCTCTGCAACACGGTCGACGTGAAGGCCCGCTCCGAGGGCGGCGACGTCTTCTTCGAGGTGACCATCACCGACGCCTGGGTGTGGGACATGTACCGCCCGGCCCGCTTCGCCAAGAACGTCAAGGTGCTCACGTTCAAGGACGTCAACGTCGAGGAGCTCGCCACCTCCGACCTGGAGCTGCCGAAGTCCTGA
- a CDS encoding pilus assembly protein TadG-related protein — protein MVRLRRRPPTDERGAVAVLTALIAVVLLVAASFVIDLGLARDVRGQAQNAADASALAAANVLYAEDGEPDFTAAVSAATSYAARNFGVDAAAWAGCTDPGALPVPSSSPCVSFDDAERPTRVRVRVPSRRVPTAFAGLAGVDEITIAASATAELDPGVVFRCSLCVLGEGPHTLGNGDATVTASSVHFNGSVSTGPNGHVEAIGHQITVEDSATGNYEPKAETVSQPMGDPLEDFVLPPPSGEPRTDPCTDGPGVYGPRSFGNKETCVLAPGLYVLTGVWAMGNNTVFRGSGVTLYAVCGTPSAPRACAEGGELGGQFNASNGNELTLTAGAEGFHDLAIVYDRNNTQPIHVQGNGETNIAGSIYALSSMLYANGNSGNGVTSGSIIVDSLYMNGDKSHLKVTNGLDREWRRPPDGLHLSE, from the coding sequence ATGGTGCGATTGAGGCGGAGACCACCCACGGACGAGCGCGGCGCCGTCGCGGTGCTGACGGCGCTGATCGCCGTCGTCCTGCTGGTGGCGGCGTCCTTCGTGATCGACCTGGGTCTCGCCCGGGACGTGCGCGGCCAGGCCCAGAACGCCGCGGACGCGTCCGCCCTGGCCGCCGCGAACGTGCTCTACGCCGAGGACGGCGAGCCCGACTTCACCGCGGCGGTGAGTGCCGCGACGTCGTACGCCGCGCGGAACTTCGGCGTCGACGCGGCCGCGTGGGCGGGCTGCACCGACCCGGGAGCGCTGCCGGTCCCCTCCTCGTCGCCGTGCGTGTCCTTCGACGATGCCGAACGGCCGACGCGGGTCCGGGTCCGGGTGCCGAGCCGGCGGGTGCCGACGGCCTTCGCGGGCCTGGCCGGGGTCGACGAGATCACGATCGCCGCGTCGGCCACCGCCGAGCTCGACCCCGGCGTCGTCTTCCGGTGCTCGCTGTGCGTCCTCGGCGAGGGTCCGCACACCTTGGGCAACGGCGACGCGACGGTGACCGCCAGCAGCGTGCACTTCAACGGGAGCGTGTCGACCGGGCCGAACGGGCATGTCGAGGCGATCGGCCACCAGATCACCGTCGAGGACAGCGCCACGGGCAACTACGAGCCGAAGGCGGAGACCGTCTCGCAGCCGATGGGCGACCCCCTCGAGGACTTCGTCCTCCCGCCGCCGTCCGGCGAGCCGCGGACCGACCCGTGCACCGACGGTCCCGGCGTGTACGGCCCCCGCTCCTTCGGGAACAAGGAGACCTGCGTCCTCGCCCCCGGCCTCTACGTCCTCACCGGCGTGTGGGCGATGGGCAACAACACGGTCTTCCGCGGCTCCGGCGTCACGCTGTACGCCGTGTGCGGGACCCCCTCCGCACCGCGGGCGTGCGCGGAGGGTGGTGAGCTCGGCGGCCAGTTCAACGCCAGCAACGGCAACGAGCTCACCCTGACCGCGGGCGCCGAGGGATTCCACGACCTGGCGATCGTCTACGACCGCAACAACACGCAGCCGATCCACGTCCAGGGCAACGGCGAGACGAACATCGCGGGCAGCATCTACGCGCTCAGCTCGATGCTCTACGCCAACGGCAACTCCGGCAACGGCGTCACCAGCGGGTCGATCATCGTCGACAGCCTCTACATGAACGGCGACAAGTCGCACCTGAAGGTCACCAACGGCCTCGACCGCGAGTGGCGGCGCCCGCCGGACGGCCTGCACCTGAGCGAGTGA
- a CDS encoding TadE/TadG family type IV pilus assembly protein: MDRRRGTRRDGPGEERGAAAVEFALVGTLLVVLVFGILQYGLYFNDSLNAHQGVRETARMAVVGKTPSACRTTTDWSTIACTAETLLGTAPADTYVNVSAPDGWTRGNALQVCVLVRSRSDFGMLPLPNDGYVRASLRMSIEDDSAKPAGSGTADTAPTGQSWSWCD, from the coding sequence ATGGATCGGCGACGGGGGACGCGCCGCGACGGGCCGGGCGAGGAGCGCGGGGCGGCCGCGGTCGAGTTCGCGCTGGTGGGCACGCTGCTCGTCGTCCTCGTCTTCGGCATCCTCCAGTACGGCCTCTACTTCAACGACTCGCTCAACGCCCACCAGGGCGTCCGGGAGACCGCGCGCATGGCTGTCGTCGGCAAGACCCCCTCCGCGTGCCGTACGACGACCGACTGGTCCACGATCGCCTGCACCGCCGAGACCCTGCTCGGCACGGCGCCGGCCGACACCTACGTCAACGTCTCCGCGCCCGACGGCTGGACCCGGGGCAACGCCCTGCAGGTGTGCGTGCTGGTCCGCTCCCGCAGCGACTTCGGCATGCTGCCGCTCCCCAACGACGGCTACGTCCGCGCGAGCCTGCGGATGTCGATCGAGGACGACTCCGCCAAGCCCGCAGGGAGCGGGACCGCGGACACCGCACCGACCGGACAGAGCTGGTCATGGTGCGATTGA
- a CDS encoding pilus assembly protein — protein MRRRMPGGSSCDRGAAAVEFALILPVLAALVFGIINYGDILSARQAVSQAAAEGARAGAVSQQTTEVAKIADARAAVDAALQSQGVSCSGCDIKIGTSYRPPGSDPAAPAKECGSGAECVWVTVVVDHDALVPGFTFGFGGKLRYTASARVS, from the coding sequence ATGAGGCGTCGTATGCCAGGTGGCTCGTCCTGCGATCGCGGGGCGGCGGCCGTCGAGTTCGCCCTGATCCTTCCCGTCCTCGCCGCGCTGGTCTTCGGCATCATCAACTACGGCGACATCCTCAGCGCCCGGCAGGCCGTGAGCCAGGCCGCGGCCGAGGGGGCGCGCGCCGGCGCGGTCTCCCAGCAGACGACCGAGGTCGCCAAGATCGCCGACGCCCGCGCGGCGGTCGACGCGGCGCTCCAGTCACAAGGCGTCTCCTGCAGCGGCTGCGACATCAAGATCGGCACCAGCTATCGCCCGCCCGGCAGCGATCCCGCCGCCCCGGCCAAGGAATGCGGGTCAGGGGCCGAGTGCGTCTGGGTGACGGTCGTCGTCGACCATGACGCGCTGGTCCCCGGGTTCACCTTCGGCTTCGGCGGCAAACTCCGGTACACGGCCAGCGCGCGGGTGAGCTGA
- a CDS encoding YraN family protein: MTTAQARQAIGAYGEEVAARHLAGLGMSVLERNWRCGEGEIDIVLRDGATLVVCEVKTRTSTVAGTPHEAITDVKLERLKRLGERWAAERDVRPDGIRIDLVAVLRPRQGPAVVEHVPGLA, translated from the coding sequence ATGACGACAGCACAGGCACGCCAGGCGATCGGCGCCTATGGTGAGGAGGTCGCTGCTCGCCACCTCGCTGGGCTCGGGATGAGCGTCCTCGAGCGGAACTGGCGATGCGGCGAGGGCGAGATCGACATCGTTCTGCGCGACGGTGCGACCCTCGTCGTGTGCGAGGTGAAGACACGCACCTCGACCGTGGCCGGCACTCCCCATGAGGCCATCACGGACGTCAAGCTCGAGCGCCTCAAGCGACTGGGCGAGAGGTGGGCGGCTGAGCGGGACGTGCGCCCCGACGGGATCCGCATCGACCTCGTCGCCGTCCTCCGACCGCGGCAGGGGCCAGCGGTCGTCGAGCACGTGCCGGGGCTCGCCTGA